A single region of the Microbispora sp. ZYX-F-249 genome encodes:
- the pta gene encoding phosphate acetyltransferase, with translation MAIGVYVAAGDARSNKGTIALGMIELLTRQVGTVGVFRPVVRAGREDSLVNTARDRFGIGLPYAMCTGVTYEEVHADEERAAGEILARYRALAGRCDAVVVIGTDYTDVGAPTEFVFNAELAANLGTPVMNVVTGLDRTPDEIAAAVEMSRKELAERHATELATVVTRVAPGLVDEVAARVPAYVLPEVRRLSAPTVSDLMAACDGELFMGDADQLGRETGGLMIGAMSLPNILERLTEGLAVVVPADRAAALVPGLLAAHKAPTFPALSAIILNGGLELPDAVVRLLKGMDIRLPIVTTGGGTFETATKLSRAEGRFSPDAKGKIDTALGVFAEHVDAGALLRSLRVTKAAAITPLMFEYDLLDRARADRRHIVLPEGAEPRILRAADSLLRRGVAELTLLGDEREIRLAAATMGLAVDGARVVSPFDPELRELFAEEYARLRAHKGVTAGQARDIVTDVSYFGTMMVHLGLADGMVSGAAHTTAHTIRPSFEVIKTSPGVGVVSSVFFMCLADRVLVYGDCAVVPDPTAAQLADIAISSAATAARFGVEPRVAMLSYSTGESGAGPEVDKVREATARVRELRPDLPVEGPIQYDAAAEPSVARTKLPGSPVAGRATVFVVPDLNTGNNLYKAVQRSAGAVAIGPVLQGLRKPVNDLSRGATVGDIVNTVAITAIQAQAHGETQ, from the coding sequence ATGGCGATCGGAGTTTACGTCGCGGCCGGCGACGCGAGGAGCAACAAGGGCACGATCGCCCTGGGCATGATCGAGCTGCTGACCCGCCAGGTGGGCACGGTGGGCGTGTTCCGGCCGGTCGTCCGGGCCGGCCGCGAGGACAGCCTCGTCAACACCGCGCGCGACCGTTTCGGGATCGGCCTGCCCTACGCCATGTGCACGGGCGTCACCTACGAGGAGGTGCACGCCGACGAGGAGCGTGCGGCCGGGGAGATCCTGGCCCGCTACCGGGCGCTGGCCGGGCGGTGCGACGCGGTCGTGGTGATCGGCACCGACTACACCGACGTCGGCGCGCCCACCGAGTTCGTGTTCAACGCCGAGCTCGCCGCCAACCTCGGCACGCCGGTGATGAACGTGGTGACCGGCCTCGACCGCACCCCCGACGAGATCGCCGCCGCCGTCGAGATGTCGCGCAAGGAACTGGCCGAGCGGCACGCCACCGAGCTGGCCACGGTCGTGACCCGGGTCGCCCCCGGCCTGGTGGACGAGGTCGCCGCCCGCGTCCCCGCGTACGTCCTGCCGGAGGTGCGGCGGCTGTCCGCGCCGACGGTCAGCGACCTGATGGCCGCCTGCGACGGGGAGCTGTTCATGGGCGACGCCGACCAGCTCGGCCGGGAGACGGGCGGGCTGATGATCGGGGCGATGTCGCTGCCGAACATCCTGGAGCGACTCACCGAGGGCCTGGCGGTCGTCGTCCCCGCCGACCGGGCCGCCGCGCTGGTGCCGGGGCTGCTGGCCGCGCACAAGGCCCCCACGTTCCCGGCCCTGTCGGCGATCATCCTCAACGGCGGGCTGGAGCTGCCCGACGCGGTCGTCCGCCTGCTCAAGGGCATGGACATCCGGCTGCCGATCGTCACGACCGGCGGCGGCACGTTCGAGACCGCGACCAAGCTGTCGAGGGCCGAGGGCCGGTTCAGCCCGGACGCCAAGGGCAAGATCGACACCGCGCTCGGGGTCTTCGCCGAGCACGTCGACGCCGGGGCGCTGCTGCGCAGCCTGCGGGTCACCAAGGCCGCCGCGATCACGCCGCTCATGTTCGAGTACGACCTGCTGGACCGCGCCCGCGCCGACCGCAGGCACATCGTGCTGCCGGAGGGCGCCGAGCCGCGCATCCTGCGCGCGGCCGACAGCCTGCTGCGCCGGGGTGTCGCCGAGCTGACCCTGCTGGGCGACGAGCGGGAGATCCGGCTGGCGGCGGCCACGATGGGCCTGGCCGTCGACGGCGCCCGCGTGGTCAGCCCGTTCGACCCGGAGCTGCGCGAGCTGTTCGCCGAGGAGTACGCCCGGCTGCGCGCGCACAAGGGCGTGACCGCCGGGCAGGCCCGCGACATCGTCACCGACGTCTCCTACTTCGGCACGATGATGGTCCATCTCGGGCTGGCCGACGGCATGGTGTCCGGGGCGGCCCACACCACCGCCCACACGATCAGGCCGTCGTTCGAGGTCATCAAGACCTCGCCGGGCGTCGGCGTCGTGTCCAGCGTCTTCTTCATGTGCCTGGCCGACCGCGTCCTCGTCTACGGCGACTGCGCCGTCGTGCCCGACCCGACGGCCGCCCAGCTCGCCGACATCGCGATCTCGTCGGCCGCCACGGCCGCCAGGTTCGGGGTGGAGCCGCGCGTGGCCATGCTGTCGTACTCGACCGGCGAGTCCGGCGCGGGGCCCGAGGTGGACAAGGTCCGCGAGGCCACCGCGCGGGTCCGCGAGCTGCGGCCGGACCTGCCGGTCGAGGGCCCCATCCAGTACGACGCGGCGGCCGAGCCGAGCGTGGCGCGGACCAAGCTGCCCGGCAGCCCGGTGGCCGGGCGGGCGACGGTGTTCGTGGTGCCCGATCTCAACACGGGAAACAACCTCTACAAGGCCGTGCAGCGCAGTGCGGGCGCGGTCGCGATCGGGCCGGTCCTGCAGGGCCTGCGCAAGCCGGTCAACGACCTGTCCCGCGGCGCGACCGTGGGCGACATCGTCAACACCGTCGCGATCACGGCCATCCAGGCGCAGGCGCACGGGGAGACACAGTGA
- a CDS encoding cellulose binding domain-containing protein yields the protein MRRFASMLVVAAVALVTAVIRMSPVSAVAADPYTFKNVQIAGGGFVPGIVFSQAQKDLIYARTDIGGAYRWNQSSQTWTPLLDWAGWSNWGYNGVASIAADPVDANKVYAAVGMYTNSWDPNNGAILRSSNKGDTWQVTPLPFKLGGNMPGRGMGERLAVDPNKNSVLYFGAPSGNGLWRSTDSGATWSKVTNFPNVGNYVASPGDAYNGDNQGVVWVTFDKRTGTSGSATQTIYVGVADKSNTVYRTTNGGTSWERVAGQPTGYIAHKGVLDTANGYLYIATSDTGGPYDGGKGDVWRYATATGTWTQISPIPSSSGDDYFGYSGLTIDRQNPKTIMVATQVSWWPDAIFFRSTDSGATWTRIWDWTSYPNRSFRYKMDISAAPWLTFGTNPQPPEVTPKLGWMNESVEIDPFDSDRMMYGTGATIYGTTDLTKWDSGGQFTIKPMVKGLEETAVLDLISPPSGAPLVSALGDIGGFRHTNLDAVPSMMFTQPVFTSTTSLDYAETNPSVMVRAGNFTDADRPNDSHVAFSTDGGANWFQGTEPGGINSGGTVAAAADGSRFVWAPGDPGIQVVYSVGYGNSWTASSGVPAGAIVESDRVNAQKFYAFSGGKFYVSTNGGASFAATAAAGLPTTGVHFKALPGKEGDVWLAGEGGLWHSTNSGASFTKLSNVSSSINIGFGKAAPGKTYQALYLMGTVDGVQGLFRSDDTGASWVRINDDQHQYGNAGEALTGDPRIYGRVYLGTNGRGIIYGDRNGGTSPSPSPSASPSVSPSASPSVSPSASPSASPSASPSASPSASPSASPSASPSSGGGKACSATYKVANQWPGGFQGEVTVKNTGSASISGWSVKWAFANGQTISQLWNGTVSQSGANVTVTNVSYNGSVGAGASTTFGFQASWNGTNAVPSAVTCTAS from the coding sequence ATGCGAAGATTCGCATCCATGCTCGTGGTCGCCGCCGTGGCCCTGGTCACGGCCGTGATCAGAATGTCCCCGGTGTCGGCCGTCGCCGCCGACCCGTACACGTTCAAGAACGTGCAGATCGCCGGGGGCGGCTTCGTCCCCGGCATCGTGTTCAGCCAGGCCCAGAAGGACCTGATCTACGCCCGTACCGACATCGGCGGCGCCTACCGGTGGAACCAGTCCTCCCAGACCTGGACGCCGCTGCTCGACTGGGCCGGCTGGTCCAACTGGGGCTACAACGGTGTGGCCAGCATCGCCGCCGACCCGGTGGACGCCAACAAGGTGTACGCCGCCGTCGGCATGTACACCAACAGCTGGGACCCCAACAACGGCGCGATCCTGCGCTCGTCGAACAAGGGCGACACCTGGCAGGTGACCCCGCTGCCGTTCAAGCTGGGCGGCAACATGCCGGGCCGCGGCATGGGCGAGCGCCTCGCCGTGGACCCGAACAAGAACAGCGTCCTCTACTTCGGCGCGCCCAGCGGCAACGGCCTGTGGCGGAGCACCGACTCCGGCGCGACCTGGTCGAAGGTGACCAACTTCCCCAACGTCGGCAACTACGTCGCCAGCCCCGGGGACGCCTACAACGGTGACAACCAGGGCGTCGTCTGGGTGACCTTCGACAAGCGGACCGGCACGTCGGGCAGCGCGACCCAGACGATCTACGTGGGCGTGGCCGACAAGAGCAACACCGTCTACCGCACCACCAACGGCGGCACCTCGTGGGAGCGGGTCGCCGGGCAGCCCACCGGCTACATCGCCCACAAGGGCGTGCTCGACACGGCCAACGGCTACCTCTACATCGCCACCAGCGACACCGGCGGCCCGTACGACGGCGGCAAGGGCGACGTGTGGCGTTACGCCACCGCCACCGGCACCTGGACCCAGATCAGCCCGATCCCGTCCAGCAGCGGCGACGACTACTTCGGCTACAGCGGCCTGACCATCGACCGGCAGAACCCGAAGACCATCATGGTCGCCACCCAGGTCTCCTGGTGGCCCGACGCGATCTTCTTCAGGAGCACCGACAGCGGCGCGACCTGGACCCGCATCTGGGACTGGACGTCCTACCCGAACCGCAGCTTCCGCTACAAGATGGACATCTCCGCCGCGCCGTGGCTGACCTTCGGGACCAACCCCCAGCCGCCGGAGGTCACGCCCAAGCTGGGCTGGATGAACGAGTCGGTGGAGATCGACCCGTTCGACTCCGACCGCATGATGTACGGCACCGGCGCGACGATCTACGGCACCACCGACCTGACCAAGTGGGACTCGGGCGGCCAGTTCACGATCAAGCCGATGGTGAAGGGCCTGGAGGAGACCGCCGTCCTCGACCTGATCAGCCCGCCGAGCGGCGCCCCGCTGGTCAGCGCGCTCGGTGACATCGGCGGCTTCCGGCACACCAACCTCGACGCCGTGCCGTCCATGATGTTCACCCAGCCCGTCTTCACCTCCACGACCTCGCTCGACTACGCCGAGACCAACCCGAGCGTGATGGTGCGGGCCGGCAACTTCACCGACGCCGACCGGCCGAACGACAGCCACGTCGCGTTCTCGACCGACGGCGGGGCCAACTGGTTCCAGGGCACCGAGCCGGGCGGGATCAACAGCGGCGGCACGGTCGCCGCGGCGGCCGACGGCAGCCGCTTCGTGTGGGCGCCGGGCGACCCCGGTATCCAGGTCGTCTACTCGGTCGGCTACGGCAACAGCTGGACCGCCTCCAGCGGCGTTCCGGCCGGCGCGATCGTCGAGTCCGACCGCGTGAACGCGCAGAAGTTCTACGCCTTCTCCGGCGGCAAGTTCTACGTGAGCACCAACGGCGGCGCGAGCTTCGCCGCCACCGCCGCGGCCGGGCTGCCGACGACCGGTGTGCACTTCAAGGCGCTGCCCGGCAAGGAGGGCGACGTCTGGCTGGCCGGCGAGGGCGGCCTGTGGCACTCCACCAATTCGGGCGCCTCGTTCACCAAGCTGTCGAACGTCAGCAGCTCGATCAACATCGGTTTCGGCAAGGCGGCCCCCGGCAAGACGTACCAGGCCCTCTACCTCATGGGCACCGTGGACGGCGTGCAGGGCCTGTTCCGGTCCGACGACACCGGCGCGAGCTGGGTGCGCATCAACGACGACCAGCACCAGTACGGCAACGCGGGCGAGGCCCTGACCGGCGACCCGCGGATCTACGGCCGGGTCTACCTCGGCACCAACGGCCGGGGCATAATCTACGGCGACCGCAACGGCGGAACCTCGCCGTCCCCCTCGCCGTCGGCGTCCCCGTCCGTGTCGCCGTCGGCCTCCCCGTCCGTGTCGCCGTCGGCCTCCCCGTCCGCGTCCCCGTCGGCTTCTCCGTCGGCGTCGCCGTCCGCCAGCCCGTCCGCCTCGCCTTCGGCGAGCCCGTCGAGTGGTGGCGGCAAGGCGTGCTCGGCGACCTACAAGGTGGCCAACCAGTGGCCGGGCGGCTTCCAGGGCGAGGTCACGGTGAAGAACACCGGCAGCGCCTCGATCAGCGGCTGGAGCGTCAAGTGGGCCTTCGCCAACGGCCAGACGATCAGCCAGCTCTGGAACGGCACGGTCAGCCAGTCCGGGGCGAACGTCACGGTCACGAACGTGAGCTACAACGGCTCGGTCGGCGCCGGGGCGTCCACCACGTTCGGCTTCCAGGCGAGCTGGAACGGGACCAACGCCGTCCCGTCGGCGGTGACCTGCACCGCCTCGTGA
- a CDS encoding patatin-like phospholipase family protein: MTTALVLGGGGVAGIAWEAGIVTGLRRLGVDLGTADRIIGTSAGSVVGTLVATGADLEEAVAHQAKVDTGPPPAVDMNEVMQAFAVMFDPNLDRREARRRVGRMALAAKVDHAAERLAAVGERLPVKEWPERELLITSVDAATGEFVVWDRSSGAPLVLAVASSCAVPMVFPPVEINGRRYVDGGVRSATNADLAAGARALVVLEPLGNLTPRAVLDAEMAKAGATASYVVHPDTASVAVFGENVLDPGLWGPAFKAGLDQAAALAEPVAAVWS; the protein is encoded by the coding sequence ATGACTACAGCTCTCGTGCTCGGCGGCGGAGGAGTCGCCGGCATCGCCTGGGAGGCGGGCATCGTCACCGGCCTGCGCCGCCTCGGCGTGGACCTGGGGACGGCGGACCGGATCATCGGCACCTCGGCCGGCTCGGTCGTCGGCACGCTCGTGGCCACGGGCGCCGACCTGGAGGAGGCCGTCGCCCACCAGGCGAAGGTGGACACCGGCCCGCCCCCGGCCGTCGACATGAACGAGGTCATGCAGGCGTTCGCCGTCATGTTCGACCCGAACCTCGACCGGCGGGAGGCCCGGCGCAGGGTCGGCCGGATGGCCCTGGCGGCGAAGGTGGACCACGCGGCGGAGCGGCTCGCCGCGGTCGGCGAGCGGCTGCCCGTGAAGGAGTGGCCCGAGCGCGAGCTGCTCATCACCAGCGTCGACGCGGCCACCGGCGAGTTCGTCGTGTGGGACCGGTCCTCGGGTGCGCCGCTCGTGCTCGCCGTCGCGTCGAGCTGCGCCGTGCCGATGGTCTTCCCGCCCGTGGAGATCAACGGGCGCAGATACGTGGACGGCGGGGTCCGCTCGGCGACCAACGCCGACCTCGCGGCCGGCGCCCGCGCCCTCGTGGTGCTCGAACCGCTCGGCAACCTGACCCCCCGGGCCGTGCTCGACGCCGAAATGGCGAAGGCCGGCGCGACCGCCTCGTACGTCGTCCACCCCGACACGGCGTCGGTCGCGGTGTTCGGCGAGAACGTCCTCGACCCCGGCCTGTGGGGACCGGCTTTCAAGGCGGGCCTCGACCAGGCCGCCGCCCTCGCCGAGCCGGTCGCCGCCGTCTGGTCCTGA
- a CDS encoding DUF2795 domain-containing protein, producing MADAPNPIQLQKHLKGVDYPAGKSDLIQTARDHGADDKVIDALERIPDRQYDGPNAVSKAVSDVG from the coding sequence ATGGCCGACGCACCGAACCCGATCCAGCTGCAGAAGCACCTGAAGGGCGTCGACTACCCGGCCGGCAAGTCGGACCTGATCCAGACGGCCCGCGACCACGGCGCGGACGACAAGGTCATCGACGCGCTGGAACGCATTCCGGACCGGCAGTACGACGGCCCCAACGCGGTCAGCAAGGCGGTTTCCGACGTCGGGTAG
- a CDS encoding sodium:solute symporter family protein: MPVAQLLAAQDLRLDVNVLDYVILALYFLVVLGIGFAAKRAVRTSLDFFLSGRALPAWITGLAFMSANLGATEILGMAANGAQYGVMTVHYYWLGAVPAMVFLGIVMMPFYYRSKVHSVPEFMRRRFNGATQLFNASTFALAQILISGINLYALALVMDALLGWPLWLSILVSAVIVLAYITLGGLSSAIYNEVMQFFVIVAGLVPIVIIGLTRVGGFSGLGEKVKQSVLGEGGLHTWAHTAGTDNPLQANWIGLVLGLGFVLSFGYWTTNFAEVQRALSARNTNAARLTPIVAAYPKLVIPIVTVIPGLVALVLFGDLGKDGGPTYNEAIPLLMDEFLPNGVLGIAVTGLLASFMAGMAANISGFNTVFTYDIWKSHINGDHPDEWYVRLGRIATIGGVIGGIGAAFIAAGFSNIMNYLQNMQSRNSFA; this comes from the coding sequence GTGCCTGTTGCCCAATTGCTGGCCGCACAGGATCTGCGGCTCGACGTCAACGTCCTGGACTACGTGATCCTCGCCCTGTACTTCCTCGTGGTGCTGGGAATCGGCTTCGCCGCCAAGCGGGCCGTACGGACGAGTCTGGACTTCTTCCTCTCGGGCCGCGCACTCCCCGCCTGGATCACCGGCCTGGCCTTCATGTCCGCCAACCTCGGCGCCACCGAGATCCTCGGCATGGCCGCCAACGGCGCGCAGTACGGCGTGATGACCGTGCACTACTACTGGCTCGGCGCGGTCCCCGCCATGGTGTTCCTCGGCATCGTGATGATGCCCTTCTACTACCGGTCGAAGGTGCACAGCGTCCCAGAGTTCATGCGCCGCAGGTTCAACGGCGCGACCCAGCTGTTCAACGCCTCGACGTTCGCCCTCGCGCAGATCCTGATCTCCGGGATCAACCTGTACGCGCTGGCGCTCGTCATGGACGCGCTGCTCGGCTGGCCGCTGTGGCTGTCCATCCTCGTGTCGGCCGTGATCGTGCTCGCGTACATCACGCTCGGCGGACTGTCCTCGGCGATCTACAACGAGGTCATGCAGTTCTTCGTGATCGTCGCCGGGCTCGTGCCGATCGTCATCATCGGCCTGACCCGGGTCGGCGGTTTCTCCGGCCTCGGGGAGAAGGTCAAGCAGAGCGTGCTCGGCGAGGGAGGCCTGCACACCTGGGCGCACACCGCCGGCACCGACAACCCGCTCCAGGCCAACTGGATCGGCCTGGTCCTCGGGCTCGGTTTCGTGCTGTCCTTCGGCTACTGGACCACGAACTTCGCCGAGGTCCAGCGCGCGCTGTCGGCCCGCAACACCAACGCCGCCCGGCTGACCCCCATCGTCGCGGCCTACCCGAAGCTCGTCATCCCGATCGTGACCGTCATCCCCGGCCTCGTCGCGCTCGTGCTGTTCGGCGACCTCGGCAAGGACGGCGGGCCGACGTACAACGAGGCGATCCCGCTGCTGATGGACGAGTTCCTGCCGAACGGCGTGCTCGGCATCGCGGTGACCGGACTGCTCGCCTCGTTCATGGCCGGCATGGCCGCCAACATCAGCGGCTTCAACACGGTCTTCACCTACGACATCTGGAAGTCGCACATCAACGGCGATCACCCGGACGAGTGGTATGTGCGGCTCGGCCGGATCGCCACCATCGGCGGCGTCATCGGCGGCATCGGCGCGGCGTTCATCGCGGCCGGGTTCAGCAACATCATGAACTACCTCCAGAACATGCAATCACGCAACTCTTTTGCATAA
- a CDS encoding SAM-dependent methyltransferase — translation MTTGRNLASQALPGGGIAGIDIRTPNVARMYDYYLGGKDNFAADREAAERVIAAAPVTREVARGNRAFLGRVVRFLAGEAGIGQFLDIGAGLPTRDNVHQVAQRANAAARVVYVDNDPVVLSHARALLATDERTRVVLGDVRKPGDILTDPEVRSLLDLSRPVAVLLVAVLHFVPDHEDPYGAVRALVDAMAPGSFLVVSHIEHRPELATAAKPYDRANAPVVPRTFDEVARFFDGLELVPPGLVNVRRWRPDELVLSTRLDPDVPCFGGVGVKR, via the coding sequence ATGACGACCGGCCGAAACCTGGCATCACAGGCGCTACCTGGTGGGGGGATCGCCGGCATCGACATCCGTACGCCGAACGTGGCGCGGATGTATGACTACTACCTCGGCGGTAAGGACAACTTCGCCGCTGATCGGGAGGCGGCCGAACGGGTTATCGCGGCTGCCCCGGTCACGCGGGAGGTCGCGCGGGGAAATCGCGCGTTTCTCGGCCGGGTGGTGCGGTTCCTCGCTGGTGAGGCGGGGATCGGTCAGTTCCTCGACATCGGGGCAGGCCTGCCGACACGGGACAACGTTCATCAGGTTGCCCAGCGCGCCAATGCCGCCGCTCGGGTGGTGTACGTCGATAACGATCCGGTGGTGCTGTCGCATGCGCGGGCGCTGCTGGCGACGGACGAGCGGACGAGGGTCGTTCTCGGGGATGTGCGCAAGCCGGGTGACATCCTGACCGATCCGGAGGTGCGCTCCCTGTTGGACCTGTCGCGGCCGGTGGCGGTGCTGCTGGTGGCGGTGCTGCACTTCGTTCCCGACCATGAGGACCCCTATGGGGCGGTGCGGGCGCTGGTGGATGCGATGGCTCCGGGGTCGTTCCTGGTGGTCTCGCATATCGAGCATCGCCCGGAGCTGGCGACGGCGGCCAAGCCGTATGACCGGGCGAACGCTCCGGTGGTGCCCCGAACCTTCGATGAGGTGGCGCGGTTCTTCGATGGGCTGGAGCTGGTGCCGCCGGGCCTGGTGAACGTGCGGCGGTGGCGGCCGGATGAGCTGGTCCTATCCACGCGGCTGGACCCGGATGTGCCGTGCTTCGGCGGGGTGGGGGTCAAGCGGTGA
- a CDS encoding 1-aminocyclopropane-1-carboxylate deaminase/D-cysteine desulfhydrase codes for MSGDTTDWPDGAENIGSLFRLPSPVEELMDSRLEARGVRLLLKRDDLINPDISGNKWRKLKYNIQAARRRGYKQLLTFGGAYSNHIRATAAAGFFFGLQTVGIIRGEKHLPLNPLLAYAVEHGMLLDYMDRQTYRRKNESEVIESLRERFGDFYLIPEGGSNELALQGCAEIPNEITQDFDFICCPCGTGGTLAGIAAGLRGKQEAIGFAVLKGADWLNNDVLHLQEGAYGGPQGRWRINLDYHFGGYAKTKPELWLFIKDFEERHGLCLDWLYVGKMMYGIFDLVERRIFEPGTTIVAVITGPI; via the coding sequence ATGAGCGGCGACACGACTGATTGGCCGGACGGGGCCGAGAATATCGGCTCGCTGTTTCGGCTGCCTTCGCCGGTAGAGGAGCTGATGGATTCTCGCCTTGAAGCGCGAGGAGTGCGCCTATTACTGAAGCGCGATGATCTTATCAATCCGGATATCTCCGGCAATAAATGGCGGAAGCTGAAGTACAACATACAAGCCGCCCGGCGGCGCGGTTATAAACAGCTACTGACGTTCGGTGGTGCTTACTCCAATCACATCCGAGCGACGGCTGCGGCAGGCTTCTTCTTTGGATTGCAAACCGTCGGGATCATTCGAGGCGAGAAGCATCTCCCCCTAAACCCCCTGCTAGCCTATGCGGTTGAACACGGAATGCTCTTGGACTACATGGACCGTCAGACGTACCGAAGGAAAAATGAGAGCGAGGTGATAGAGTCTCTCCGTGAGCGATTTGGGGACTTCTATCTCATTCCCGAGGGCGGAAGTAACGAGCTTGCATTGCAGGGATGCGCCGAGATCCCCAACGAGATAACACAAGACTTTGATTTCATCTGCTGCCCCTGTGGGACGGGTGGCACGCTCGCAGGTATCGCCGCTGGCCTTCGTGGCAAGCAGGAAGCAATCGGGTTTGCAGTGCTCAAGGGAGCCGACTGGCTGAACAATGATGTACTGCATCTGCAAGAAGGCGCTTACGGTGGCCCACAAGGCAGATGGCGAATCAACCTAGATTATCACTTCGGCGGATACGCGAAGACGAAGCCGGAACTCTGGTTGTTCATCAAAGACTTCGAAGAGCGACATGGGCTATGCCTGGACTGGCTCTACGTCGGGAAGATGATGTACGGCATTTTTGATTTAGTGGAGCGGCGGATATTTGAGCCTGGGACTACGATCGTCGCGGTCATCACGGGGCCGATTTGA